The following nucleotide sequence is from Verrucomicrobiota bacterium.
TGCGTCAAGCAGTCTGTAACATATCAAGCTTTGCTCGAGCACGCTTTACTTTTTCCAGAATGTCCTTCGCGCTGGCGGTCCAGACGAAGGGTTTGGGGGCTGCGTTGTGTTGCTCAATGTAGTTGTTGATTGTGTCGATGAGTTCTGGAA
It contains:
- a CDS encoding IS630 family transposase, which codes for PELIDTINNYIEQHNAAPKPFVWTASAKDILEKVKRARAKLDMLQTA